A genomic segment from Streptomyces sp. NBC_00459 encodes:
- a CDS encoding TROVE domain-containing protein — protein MPHFNRQRAKSEARNEIQAEIPGLTAGGATLSLSTHGRWPLPPATTTRPLRHPDALRLHSRTHQGGAGYARPPKAELFLLAMANMVGHHSFYEDATARDARYEQLVRTLAVSDPEWTLGLLRWLRTEAHMRTASLVGAAEFVRARLDAEAVGFSRQAVSAVLQRADEPGELIAYWTARYGRRLPQPLKRGIADAVRRLYTGRALLKYDTASRAYRFGDVIELTHPAPDPQRPWQGGLFRYAIDRRHRPGGALPPPGESLLDAHRELLSVPVEQRHALVTAHGGAERLNSAGMTWESVAGWLQGPLDAAVWEALVPSMGAMALVRNLRNLDLAGVSDRVAAEVAARISDPDEVRRSRQFPFRYLAAHRNAPSRRWEEALETALGHSLTNVPELPGRTLVLVDRSGSMFDRPSEHTQLNRADSAAIFGTALALRAERADLVEFGTDSRHVELTPGEPVLRVLDRFHDLGGTNTAAALRRHYDRHDRVVVVTDEQTGPTQWSNPFRTIPARTPVYTWNLAGYSPAHAPSGPHHHTFGGLSDAAFRLIPLIEAGRDANWPWETGT, from the coding sequence ATGCCCCATTTCAACCGTCAGCGGGCCAAGTCCGAAGCCAGGAACGAGATCCAGGCGGAAATACCGGGTCTGACCGCAGGCGGAGCGACGTTGTCGCTCTCCACCCACGGCCGGTGGCCACTCCCGCCGGCCACCACCACACGACCCCTGCGGCACCCCGACGCCCTCCGGCTCCACAGCCGCACCCACCAGGGCGGCGCCGGCTACGCCCGCCCCCCGAAGGCCGAGCTCTTCCTGCTGGCCATGGCCAACATGGTCGGCCACCACAGCTTCTACGAGGACGCCACCGCCCGCGACGCGCGCTACGAGCAGCTGGTGCGCACGCTCGCCGTCAGCGACCCCGAGTGGACGCTCGGTCTGCTGCGCTGGCTGCGCACCGAGGCCCACATGCGTACCGCCTCTCTGGTGGGCGCGGCCGAGTTCGTACGGGCCAGGCTGGACGCCGAGGCCGTCGGCTTCTCCCGGCAGGCCGTGTCCGCCGTGCTCCAACGGGCCGATGAGCCCGGCGAGTTGATCGCCTACTGGACCGCCCGGTACGGGCGCAGGCTCCCTCAGCCGCTCAAACGCGGGATCGCCGACGCCGTACGACGCCTCTACACCGGGCGCGCGCTCCTCAAGTACGACACCGCCTCGCGCGCCTACCGCTTCGGCGACGTCATCGAACTCACCCACCCCGCACCCGACCCCCAACGACCTTGGCAGGGCGGCCTGTTCAGGTACGCAATCGACCGTCGCCACCGCCCCGGCGGTGCCCTGCCTCCCCCCGGCGAGAGCCTGCTCGACGCACACCGGGAGCTGCTGTCCGTACCGGTCGAGCAGCGGCACGCCCTGGTCACCGCACACGGCGGCGCCGAGCGGCTGAACTCGGCCGGAATGACCTGGGAGTCGGTGGCAGGCTGGCTGCAGGGGCCGCTCGACGCGGCGGTGTGGGAGGCCCTGGTCCCGTCGATGGGCGCGATGGCCCTCGTACGCAACCTGCGCAACCTCGACCTGGCCGGCGTGAGCGACCGGGTCGCCGCCGAGGTGGCCGCGCGGATCTCCGACCCGGACGAGGTGCGCCGCTCCCGCCAGTTCCCCTTCCGCTATCTCGCCGCACACCGCAACGCGCCCTCACGCCGCTGGGAGGAAGCCCTGGAGACGGCCCTCGGGCACTCCCTCACCAACGTCCCCGAACTGCCCGGGCGCACGCTGGTCCTGGTGGACCGGTCGGGCTCGATGTTCGACCGGCCCAGCGAGCACACCCAGCTCAACCGGGCCGACTCCGCGGCCATTTTCGGTACGGCGCTGGCACTGCGGGCCGAGCGGGCCGACCTGGTCGAGTTCGGGACCGACAGCCGTCACGTCGAACTCACCCCGGGCGAGCCCGTACTGCGCGTCCTGGACCGCTTCCACGACCTTGGCGGCACCAACACGGCCGCGGCGCTCAGGCGGCACTACGACCGGCACGACCGAGTGGTCGTGGTGACCGACGAACAGACCGGGCCGACCCAGTGGTCCAACCCGTTCCGGACGATCCCCGCTCGTACCCCCGTCTACACCTGGAACCTGGCCGGCTACTCCCCGGCCCACGCCCCGTCCGGCCCGCATCACCACACCTTCGGCGGCCTGAGCGACGCCGCGTTCCGGCTGATCCCGCTCATAGAGGCCGGACGGGACGCCAACTGGCCGTGGGAGACGGGCACGTAG
- a CDS encoding TIGR02677 family protein: MAVRTLDGMEGNERKVPHGEEADAEAWQRLSAYAYLSAPERLEYVAVMRVFCGTLLADLSVPDLLAKLAEKDSPGAALDAETLTRRLEELVRWGNLLRSTHTVKATSITEYQRSRSRYQLSKLGERVQRGADEVLVGADAAREVSSELLVLVDRGLREIAAMAAAPGGADPQQALERISTLFVQFAEFAESVRDFYAYLGQVLARYDLDSAEYQGFKELLLDYVEAITEDVSFRAPRIAAHLDAVRPHLPGLLARIDAHAAGMGALADGLTETRVQRSRGRDIADWEGLREWFTDTGGHSSQVDQLRDATLRALQSLLANAKRMLRSASGEMSRRKDLLRLAAWFDAAEPDEAHDLAVAAFGLYGARHLGVAPDPDRSVPAYVSWWTGPAVDVPVALRERGSRAPRGRAAATEDHSAQKRHLMEQARQQAEARQAAADELRSASGRFDSVRLGAPAMRLLLELLATALGNARLSKDARDFSLDRAQADDVDLDIRLTAWRTPGRSTVLRSVDGDLTADDLSLAVESLAVGTTSAPAMGEASA; encoded by the coding sequence GTGGCGGTCCGTACCCTCGACGGCATGGAGGGGAACGAGCGGAAAGTCCCGCACGGGGAGGAAGCCGACGCCGAGGCCTGGCAGCGGTTGAGCGCGTACGCGTACCTCAGCGCGCCCGAGCGCCTGGAGTACGTCGCGGTGATGCGGGTGTTCTGCGGCACACTGCTCGCCGACCTGTCCGTACCCGACCTCCTCGCCAAGCTGGCCGAGAAGGACTCCCCGGGTGCGGCGCTGGACGCGGAAACGCTCACCCGAAGGCTCGAAGAGCTCGTACGCTGGGGCAATCTGCTGCGCAGCACGCACACCGTCAAAGCGACCAGCATCACCGAGTACCAGCGCTCGCGGTCGCGCTACCAGCTGTCGAAACTGGGGGAGCGCGTACAACGGGGCGCGGACGAAGTACTGGTCGGGGCGGACGCGGCACGCGAGGTGAGCAGCGAGCTGCTGGTCCTCGTCGACCGGGGACTGCGCGAGATCGCCGCCATGGCCGCGGCGCCGGGTGGTGCCGACCCGCAGCAGGCACTCGAGCGGATCAGCACCCTCTTCGTGCAGTTCGCCGAATTCGCCGAGTCCGTCCGGGACTTCTACGCCTATCTGGGCCAGGTGCTGGCGCGCTACGACCTCGACTCGGCCGAGTACCAGGGGTTCAAGGAACTGCTGCTCGACTACGTGGAGGCCATTACGGAGGACGTCTCCTTCCGGGCCCCGCGCATCGCGGCCCACCTGGACGCCGTCCGGCCTCACCTGCCCGGGCTGCTCGCCCGGATCGACGCACACGCGGCGGGTATGGGGGCACTCGCCGACGGGCTGACCGAGACGCGGGTGCAGCGCAGTCGCGGACGGGACATCGCGGACTGGGAGGGGCTGCGAGAGTGGTTCACCGACACCGGAGGGCACTCCAGCCAGGTGGATCAGCTTCGTGACGCCACCCTGCGGGCACTGCAGTCGCTGCTCGCCAACGCCAAGCGGATGCTGCGTTCGGCGTCCGGTGAGATGTCCCGTCGCAAGGACCTGCTGCGGCTCGCGGCCTGGTTCGACGCGGCGGAGCCGGACGAGGCCCACGACCTGGCGGTCGCCGCCTTCGGGCTCTACGGCGCGCGCCACCTGGGGGTGGCACCGGACCCCGACCGATCTGTGCCGGCGTACGTGAGCTGGTGGACAGGGCCCGCGGTGGACGTGCCGGTGGCGCTGCGCGAGCGCGGCAGCAGAGCTCCGCGTGGACGGGCCGCGGCCACCGAGGACCACTCCGCGCAGAAGCGTCACCTCATGGAGCAGGCGCGGCAGCAGGCCGAGGCCAGGCAGGCGGCCGCCGACGAACTGCGCAGCGCCTCGGGCAGGTTCGATTCTGTGCGCCTCGGTGCCCCGGCCATGCGGCTGCTCCTGGAGCTCCTGGCGACCGCACTCGGCAACGCCCGACTGAGCAAGGACGCCCGTGACTTCTCGCTCGACCGCGCGCAGGCGGACGACGTGGACCTCGACATCCGGCTGACCGCGTGGCGCACCCCCGGCCGGTCCACCGTCCTGCGGTCGGTGGACGGCGACCTGACGGCGGACGATCTCTCGCTGGCCGTCGAGAGCCTTGCCGTCGGGACCACATCCGCACCGGCCATGGGGGAGGCGAGCGCCTGA